The window GAGGTGGTGTATGGCCGTTCGCTGTACGCTGGCGCGGCCCACGGGCCGTCGCCGACCGCCGGTGAAGTGCTGATTATGCTCGGCGGCCCGAACCCGGCGGAAGTGCGCGCCGGGCTGGATGCGATGGTCGCCCATATTGAGAACGGCGCGGCGTTCCAGTGGGCCAACGACGCGGAGGATACGGCGTTTCTGGCGCACGTGGTGTCGCGCACCGGTTCTTACCTTTCGTCGACTGCCGGTATTGCGCTGGGCGATCCGATCGCTTATCTGGTCGCGCCGCCGCTGGAGGCCACCTTTGGCATTGATGCGGCGATGAAATCTGCCGACGTGCAGCTGGTGACTTACGTGCCGCCGCCGTCGGAAACCAACTATTCGGCGGCCTTTTTAACCGGAAGCCAGGCGGCCTGTAAAGCCGCCTGTAACGCCTTTGCCGATGCGGTTCTCGATATCGCCCGTAGCCCCATCCAGCGCGCGTAACGGAGGTCGCCGATGATCAACGCACTGGGATTACTGGAAGTGGAGGGCATGGTCGCGGCGGTTGACGCCGCGGATGCCATGCTGAAAGCCGCCAACGTCAATCTGCTGAACCATGAAGTGCTTGACCCGGGCAAGGTGACGCTGGTGGTGGAAGGCGATCTGGCGGCCTGTCGTGCGGCGCTGGATGCCGGCAGCGCCGCGGCGCAGCGTACCGGGCGCGTTATCAGCCGCAAAGAGATTGGTCGGCCAGAGGACGATACCCAGTGGCTGATCGGCGGCTTCAAGCGCGCTTCAGGCAGCGCAGAGCGAAAAACCACGCCGCCGCCCGCCGCGCCGGAGTACGCCGACCTGCTGTTGGCAAAGCTCGGCGAAGTGCGACAGGGCATGACGGCTGGTGAAGTCGCCGCGCACTTTGGCTGGCCGCTTGAGCAGGCCAGAGCGGCGCTGGAGCAGCTCTTTTCTGACGGGGCGTTACGCAAACGCAGCAGTCGCTATCGCCTGAAAAATTAATCTGTCGGAGGGCCGGACGTCCGCACAGGCGTCCGGCATAAAAGATCATGAAAAAGACCCGTACAGCCAATTTGCACCATCTTTATCATGAAGCATTACCCGAAGACGTAAAACTGACGCCAAAGGTGGAAGTGGATAACGTGCACCAGCGGCGGACCACGGACGTGTATGAGCACGCCCTGACAATTACCGCCTGGCAGCAGATTTACGATCAGCTGCATCCCGGTAAATTTCATGGTGAGTTCACGGAAATCCTGCTCGATGATATTCAGGTGTTCCGTGAATACACCGGCCTGGCGCTGCGCCAGTCCTGCCTGGTGTGGCCGAAATCGTTCTGGTTTGGCATTCCGACGACGCGCGGCGAGCAGGGGTTTATCGGCACGCAGTCTCTTGGCAGCGCTGAAATCGCCACCCGGCCAGGCGGCACTGAATTCGAACTGAGCACGCCGGATGATTACACCATTCTCGGGGTGGTGATCTCCGAAGACGTTCTCTCCCGCCAGGCCCGGTTTCTGCATAACCCGGAGAGGGTGCTGCATATGCTGCGTAATCA is drawn from Citrobacter rodentium NBRC 105723 = DSM 16636 and contains these coding sequences:
- the eutL gene encoding ethanolamine utilization microcompartment protein EutL, which translates into the protein MPALDLIRPSVSAMRVIASVNDGFARELKLPPHIRSLGLITADSDDVTYIAADEATKQAMVEVVYGRSLYAGAAHGPSPTAGEVLIMLGGPNPAEVRAGLDAMVAHIENGAAFQWANDAEDTAFLAHVVSRTGSYLSSTAGIALGDPIAYLVAPPLEATFGIDAAMKSADVQLVTYVPPPSETNYSAAFLTGSQAACKAACNAFADAVLDIARSPIQRA
- the eutK gene encoding ethanolamine utilization microcompartment protein EutK, which codes for MINALGLLEVEGMVAAVDAADAMLKAANVNLLNHEVLDPGKVTLVVEGDLAACRAALDAGSAAAQRTGRVISRKEIGRPEDDTQWLIGGFKRASGSAERKTTPPPAAPEYADLLLAKLGEVRQGMTAGEVAAHFGWPLEQARAALEQLFSDGALRKRSSRYRLKN